The Cydia pomonella isolate Wapato2018A chromosome 17, ilCydPomo1, whole genome shotgun sequence genome includes a window with the following:
- the LOC133527176 gene encoding dual specificity mitogen-activated protein kinase kinase dSOR1, protein MSKMSKNKLNLTLPPGSIDTAPAATPSNMTPQLKSATATDRMTGLAGKSKSSIEVLTERLEQIEMDDTQRRRIEVFLCQKEKIGELSDDDFEKLGELGQGNGGVVMKVRHKSTGLIMARKLIHLEVKPAIKKQIIRELKVLHECNFTHIVGFYGAFYSDGEISICMEYMDGGSLDLILKKAGRIPESILGTITSAVLKGLSYLRDKHAIMHRDVKPSNILVNSNGEIKICDFGVSGQLIDSMANSFVGTRSYMSPERLQGTHYSVQSDIWSLGLSLVEMAIGMYPIPPPDAKTLAHIFGAQNEDHSPGQSVSAIPAPNSPRPMAIFELLDYIVNEPPPKLPSGLFSDHFKDFVDRCLKKNPDERADLKTLMSHEWVRLADAAGVDIAGWVCKTMDLLPSTPNSNVSPFSS, encoded by the exons ATGAGCAAAATGTCCAAGAACAAATTGAACCTGACCCTCCCACCGGGGTCTATCGACACGGCCCCGGCTGCGACTCCATCGAACATGACTCCGCAGTTGAAGTCCGCCACAGCCACTGA tcGAATGACGGGCCTCGCTGGAAAATCGAAGAGCAGCATCGAAGTCCTTACAGAGAGGCTGGAACAGATTGAGATGGATGACACCCAGCGACGACGAATAGAAGTGTTCCTCTGCCAGAAAGAGAAGATCGGCGAACTGAGCGACGATGACTTTGAGAAGCTCGGCGAACTTG GTCAGGGCAATGGTGGCGTCGTAATGAAAGTTCGCCATAAGTCAACCGGCCTAATCATGGCGCGCAAGCTCATCCACCTCGAAGTAAAGCCAGCCATCAAGAAACAGATCATCAGAGAGCTGAAAGTCCTGCACGAATGCAACTTTACCCACATCGTAGGATTCTACGGGGCATTCTATAGTGATGGTGAAATCTCCATTTGTATGGAATATATGGATGGCGGCtctttggatttgattttgaaGAAAGCTGGCAGGATTCCGGAGTCAATTTTAG GAACTATAACCTCAGCAGTACTGAAAGGGCTCAGCTACCTACGCGACAAGCACGCCATCATGCACCGCGACGTGAAGCCCTCCAACATTCTAGTGAACAGCAACGGCGAGATCAAGATCTGTGACTTTGGTGTCTCTGGGCAGCTGATTGACTCCATGGCTAACTCATTTGTTGGCACTAGGAGTTATATGTCG CCGGAGCGTCTCCAGGGCACGCATTACTCCGTGCAGTCGGACATCTGGTCGCTGGGGCTGTCCCTAGTGGAGATGGCTATCGGCATGTACCCCATCCCGCCGCCCGACGCCAAGACCTTGGCGCACATCTTCGGCGCGCAGAACGAGGACCACTCCCCTGGACAG TCCGTCTCGGCCATCCCCGCGCCGAACTCCCCGCGGCCGATGGCGATATTCGAGCTCTTGGACTACATAGTGAACGAGCCGCCGCCCAAGCTGCCCTCCGGTCTGTTCTCCGACCACTTCAAGGACTTCGTCGACCGCTGTCTCAAGAAGAACCCGGATGAGAGGGCCGACTTGAAGACCCTTATG AGCCACGAGTGGGTGCGGCTGGCGGACGCGGCCGGCGTGGACATCGCGGGCTGGGTGTGCAAGACCATGGACCTGCTGCCCTCCACGCCCAACTCTAACGTGTCTCCTTTTTCTTCATAA